Genomic DNA from Bacterioplanes sanyensis:
GTTAGATTCAGTCCGTTGCGCAGGATCATAGCAGAAAGAAAAAGCGCTAAGTGGCGCTATTGTTCCGCTCAGAGGAACACAGCGTCAGTTTACAGCGTAAACATGCCGCCACAGACTGTCTACGTCCAGCCAACACCATGATTCTTCCACCAATAAGGTTCACCTCGTTATGCCTCCTATCCCACCACCTTTTCAAATAAAGGATGTCGAAGTCACTGACCGCAGCACCTCTTTTAAGGGCTTCTTCACCATTGAGCAGCTGACACTAAAGCACCGTACCTTTGACGGAGAATGGTTAGGGCCCTTTACTCGAGAGCTGTTTCGCCGGGGCGAAGCGGTGTGTGTATTGTTGTTTGACCCCAAGCGTCAGACGGTGGTGCTGACAGAGCAGTTTCGTGTTGGCGCCATCGATGATGAACGTTCGCCATGGTTGTTAGAGCTGGTGGCCGGCATGGTGGAAGACGGCGAAACATGGCAGCAGGTAGCCCAGCGAGAAACGCAAGAAGAAGCCGGCTGCCAGTTTTATCAGCTCATTCCCATCTGTGATTACTGGGTTTCGCCTGGTGGCTGCGATGAGCGTGTCATGCTCTACTGTGGGCTAATCGACAGTGAACAGGTAGGCGGTGTGCACGGCTTAGCGCAGGAACACGAAGACATTCGCTTGGTCACATTAAGCCTTGAAGAAGCCAAGCAAGCGCTGGCGGATGGCGTTATCAACAACGCCGCTGCCATCATTGCGTTGCAGTGGTTGCAGCTGCATCACAAACAACTACTGTCAGAACTGACGGACTGATTGGCAGCCATGACACTCCTTCGTTACTCTGCCGTCACACTTTGGGAGGCCTTAGGCGATGCGTAAGCGCTACGTACCGGATCTAACGCAGTTGGCCGCGCAGTGCGAAGCCAATTATTTGCGTTTGCAAAGATTGCTGCATAACGTCGACGAAGGCGATGTGCGCTGCTTTGCGCTGGAACCTAGCGGCACCAGTATTCGCATCCAGCTGGAGGAAGAACACCCGTACACCAGCATGCTCGATATTCGCCAAGCCGGTGAAACTGCGCAATGGATTACGCCACCGCAAATGAAAGTGCGGTTGTACCACGATGCCTCGATGGCGGAGGTGATACGCTTTCAGAATCAGCATCGCCTGCAGGGACGCTATACTTACCCGAACGATAAAATGCTGCTGCCCGATGAGAAATGGCAATTGAACAAGTTCCTGGCCGAATGGCTGGATCACTGCCTACAGCATGGTCGGTCACAAACTCAGCACCAATTTGCTCCGGCGCCGTGAGTTTGTGACCATGGTCTCACAGGGTTTACGGCACCACAGGTAAAGTTACACACTACAAAAAAACTAGGGATGAGGTGCCGCTTGTATACGTTACAGCAGTCGGGCTCATTAAAACTGATACAAATTACAGATACTCACCTCAATGAGCCCGAGGACGGTCACCTACTGGGCATGAAAACGCTGCACAGCCTTAATTGTGTGCTCGATCTGGTGCGCCAGGAACAGCCCCACATTGACGCCATCTTGGTCACCGGCGATTTGTCGCAGGACGGCTCACCTCGTTCTTACCAACATCTGCGCACCGCGTTAGACGCTTTTCCTGTGCCCTCTTTCTGGTTGGCGGGCAATCACGATGAGCGCAGTGCGATGCAAAGCGCCGATATTCCCGGTGACCACCTGATCCGCGTGGTGCGTTCTGCACACTGGCAAGTGGTTTTGATCAACAGCCAGGTGGCCGGCAAAGTATATGGACGCATCAGTCAAAGCGAGTTGGATTTTCTCGATCAGACACTGGCTGAACGGCCTGATTTACACAGCTTGGTGACGTTTCATCATCACCCAGTCGACATGGGCAGCCGCTGGATCGACACCATCGGCATTCGCAACGCCGACCAACTGCTTGAGGTGATCGATCGACACTCCCACGTGCGCTGCCTGCTGTGGGGTCATGTGCATCAGGAAAGTGACCAGGACCGCAACGGCGTGCGCCTGTTATCGACGCCTTCTACTTGCGTGCAATTCGCTCCTGGCAGCGAAGACTTTGCGGTCGATACCCTGGCACCCGGTTACCGCTGGTTAGAACTGCACGCAGACGGTCGGCTTGATACCGGCGTCAGCCGTGTCGAAGGCATCGACTTCGAAATCGATTATTCGGTTAAGGGCTACTGAGTGGCCCTCCCGGTCTGTCTTTATTTGCACGGATTTCTCAGCTCGCCGCATTCGCTCAAAGCGCAGCAAGTGCACGACTGGTACGAGCAGCATCACTGCCCGCATAGGCTAAGCATCCCCACCTTGCCATTTGCCCCTGAACAGGCCATGGCCGTTGCCGAAGCGGAACTGCAGCGCTTGCTTGAGGAGCATCCCAACACGCCCGTGCTGATCATCGGCAGTTCCTTGGGCGGCTATTACGCAACCTGGCTGGCTGAGCACTACCCCTGCAGCGCAGCGTTAATTAATCCCGCCGTACGTCCGTTTGATTTGTTCGCCGACTATCTCGGCCCTAACACTCACTTTCATACCGGCGAAGTGCACCATCTCGAGACTGAACACATTGACCAGCTGCGCCGGTTCTATTGCCCACAGCTGCAGTATCCGCAGCGCTGTTTATTGCTACTGCAAACGGGCGATGAAACTCTGGACTATCGCCTGGCGGCACACTATTACCGCAACAGCCCAGCCTGGTTGGAAGGCGGTGGCGACCACAGTTTCGTTAACTTCGTCCAACGCTTGCCCATGCTGATGCAGTTTTCGCAGCGCTAGGGCCCGGCTATACTCGCCTGCATTGCCTAATTCTTACTGCGCTTGGCGCAGTGGTTCCACCTTTGAGGTTGCTATGTCACAGCAGTACACCGCCCAATCCATTGAGGTACTGAGCGGACTGGATCCGGTACGCAAACGTCCCGGCATGTATACCGATACCACCCGGCCCAATCACTTGGCGCAAGAAGTGATAGACAACTCCGTGGATGAAGCCTTGGCCGGTCATGCCAGCAGCATTGAGGTCACGCTGCACGGCGACGGCTCCATGACAGTGCAGGACGATGGTCGTGGTATGCCCACCGATATCCACCCGGAACACGGGGTGTCCGGCGTAGAGCTGATTCTCACGCGCTTGCATGCCGGCGGTAAGTTCTCTAATGACAACTATCGTTTTTCCGGCGGCTTGCACGGTGTCGGCGTGTCCGTTGTGAATGCGCTGTCGACCATGTTGGAAGTTAAAATCTGGCGCGGTGGCGAAGTGCAGCGCATTGGTTTTAAAGACGGCAACAAAGCACTGGATTTGGAAGTCATCGACCAATGTGGCAAGCGCCGCACCGGCACCAGTGTGCGCTTCCTGCCCGACCCGCAATATTTTGATTCCGCTAAGTTTTCCATTCCGCGGCTGAAACATAATCTGCGGGCTAAAGCGGTACTGTGCCCTGGCCTGCGCATCAAGTTCAACGCCCCCAATGCCGAAGACAGCGCCGAATGGTTCTATGAAGACGGCTTGACCGATTACCTGCGCATCAGTGCCAGTGGCGAAACCGTGCTGCCAGCCGAGCCATTTACCGGCTCTATGTTGGGCGATACCGAAGGCGTCGATTGGGCCGTGCACTGGCTGCCAGAAGGCGGCGAACTGCTGCAAGAAAGCTACGTTAACCTGATTCCCACCGCCCAGGGTGGAACACACGTGAACGGTTTCCGCTCCGGTCTGCTGGACGCTTTGCGCGAGTTCTGTGAGTTTCGCAACCTGCTGCCGCGTGGCGTCAAGCTTACTCCTGATGACATTTGGGAGCGCTGTGCCTATGTGTTGTCGGCTAAGCTGGCGGACCCACAATTTGCCGGACAGACCAAAGAGCGCCTGTCCTCACGTGAGGCGTCGGCGTTTATTTCAGGCGTTGTTAAAGACGCTTTTGCTTTGTGGCTCAACCAGCACACCGCCGAAGCCGAGCACATTGCCGAGTTGGCCATTAATTCGGCGCAAAGCCGTTTACGCAAAGCGAAGAAAGTGGCCCGCAAGAAGATTACCCAAGGGCCAGCATTGCCCGGCAAACTGGCCGATTGCACCAGCCAGGACGGTCAACGCTCGGAGCTGTTTTTGGTGGAAGGTGACTCCGCCGGCGGCAGCGCCAAGCAGGCACGTGATCGTGAATTCCAGGCCATCATGCCGCTGCGCGGTAAGATCCTGAACACCTGGGAGGTAGAGTCGGGAGAGATTCTCGCCTCACAAGAAGTGCACGACATTGCTATTGCTCTTGGCATCGACCCCGCCAGCCATGAGTTGGATGGTTTACGCTACAGCAAAATCTGCATCCTAGCCGATGCCGACTCCGATGGCTTGCACATTGCTACACTGTTATGTGCGTTGTTTGTGCGCCACTTTCGCCCGCTGGTGCAGCAAGGCCATGTGTACGTTGCCATGCCGCCGCTGTATCGCATAGACGTTGGCAAAGACGTCTATTACGCATTGGACGAGGCTGAGAAGCAGGGCATACTGGAGCGCATTAAGGCAGAGAAAAAACGCGGCAAGGTCAATGTTCAGCGCTTTAAAGGCTTGGGCGAAATGAACCCCATGCAGCTGCGCGAAACCACCATGGATCCCAACACCCGTCGCTTGGTACAACTGACGTTGGATCCGGAAGATGGTACCGACGAGCTGATGGACATGCTGCTGGCGAAAAAGCGCGCCAGTGATCGCAAAGGCTGGCTGGAGCAACGCGGTAACGAAGTGGAGATTGCTTGATACGGCCAATCCCCACTACAGGACGTCTTGGGGATGCAAATCAAAGCAATCATCTTAGCAGCCACCCTATGGCTGCTAACGGCACCCGCCAAAGTTCAGGCAGAACCAGCCCAGGTTCTGCTGCTGCTGTCTTACGACCCGATGTTCCCCACCAGTCACCTGATTGTCGACACCGTTCGCCACACTCTAGAGTCAGAATCACAGCAGCCGCTGCAACTGCACGTCGAGTTCCTCTACAGTAAACACAACAATAACGCTGAATACCTAGCCAAAGCGCTAGAGCTACTGAAGATGCGCCGACCGCTGGCGCACTATGATCTGATTATCACCGCCGATGACAACGCCCTTCGTTTGGTTCACTACCACGCCCGTCCCCACCTGAATAACACGCCGGTGGTGTTTCTCGGCGTCAATGACGCCAACCTGATCCGTTTAGTGCGTGGCAATGGCGGTTATACCGGCCAGTTTGAAGGGTTGCCCGGCGCCGAATTTATGGCCTGGTATCGCACCTTTTTTGCCGAACAGACGCTGCGTGTGATCGCCGATGGCAGGCCCACCAGCCTTGCTGATTTGGAGCAAATCAAAGCCGCCAGCCGTGGCGTTGGACAACCGATCAACATACTGTCGCTCACCAAACTCAGCTGGTCAGAGCTGGCCCAGCAGCTGGATGCCAACACCGACCCAGTACTGCTGCTTTCTAGCTATCGCGACCGTTTAGGCGAGAACAAGACCTTTCCTGGCGCATTGCGGTTTATCAGCCACACCACCGCAGCGCCGCTGTTGCATGTGTATCGCCACGGCATTGGCCGAGGCATCATCGGCGGCATTGTGGTGGACCATCGTCAGCACGTGCGCCTAGCCGCCCGCCAAGCCTTACAGGTGTTAGCTGGCCAGCGGATCAATGACATCGACGTCAACTGGAGTACACCGGCAGTGCCATTGGCTGACAAGGCGCTGTTTGCTCAATACGGTTTGAGTGCCCAGCTGATGCCAGAAGATACCTTGTGGCTTAACGATGAACCATCCGCTTGGCTGCAGTTGCATCAGCTGCTGTTGTTCGCGGCGGCGGCGATGCTGCTGTTTATCGCGCCCTTGTTTTGGCTGTGGCTTAAATGGCAACAAAGCCGTTTGCGTGACCAACAGCACCGCCGGCAACTGCAGTCCTTGCAACAAGCACTGGATGCAGTGCCCGATATCGTCTTTATCAAAGACAGCGCCGGCCACTATCGTTTTTGCAATGCCGCCACCGCTCAGTTCCTCGGTCAGACCGCAGAGCAGCTGGAGGGTGTCAACGATCGTGAGCTGTTTACCGCAGAGCAAACCGCGGAAATCCAACATGTCGATCGCTCCGTCATCGACGGCCAGCAGCGACGCACACTGGATGAGTGGATACAGGATTCCAGTAGCCGCTTGGCGTTGCTGCAAACCACCAAAACCCCACTGCTCGACGAGAGCGGCGCTGTTGCTGGGCTGATCGGCGTTGCCCGCGATATCACCGAGCTGCGCAAGACCCAGCAAAGCTTGGAGCACATGGCCCACCATGACGGCCTCACCGGCTTGCCCAATCGCACCTTGCTGTATCAACGCCTGACGTACGCTCTGCAAATGGCGCAGCGCAATTCAGAACAGATTGCCGTGGTGTACGTCGACTTGGACCGCTTTAAAGACATCAACGACACCCTCGGACACGCCATTGGCGATTTACTCTTGCGTGATGTCGCCCAGCGTTTGCACAGCAATGTGCGTGACTCCGATATTTGCTCGCGCCTGGGTGGCGATGAGTTTGTGGTGATTCTGACGCAGGTGGACGATCCGCAGCACGTCAGCGACAAGTGCCAGCAGCTGCTGCAAGCATTGGCACAGCCGTATAGCCTGCAAGGGCATTTGCTGAGCGTTAACGCCAGCATCGGTGTGAGTATTTTTCCGCGCCACGGTGAACACATCGACGAACTGCTGCGACACGCCGACAGCGCATTAAGTCAGGCCAAGTCGCAAGGCCGCAATCGCTGCTGTATGTACGATGCCAGCAGTGACGATGGGCAATCCAAGCGCGCTAACCTGGAGCAGGACTTGCGCCAGGCCATCCAACAGCAACAGCTCACACTGGTGTATCAACCACAGTTTCATGTCGGTGAATCCGCTCCACGACGGGTCGAAGCGTTGTTGCGCTGGCCACATCCGGTGCATGGCCACATTACTCCGAACGAATTTATTCCGCTGGCCGAAGCCACCGGTCTGATGGCCGATATTGGCTTGTGGGCATTGGAAAATGCCTGTTTGCATTTTTTACACTGGCGCCGCAACGGCTTGGAGTTGGAGAAGCTGGCGGTGAATGTGTCTGCCATTCAAATTGATGGTCACTTTGCCCGCCGTATTCAGCAGATACTGCAATCCTTGCAATTTGATCCCCACTGGCTTGAGCTGGAGGTGACTGAGTCGCTAATGATGAGCAGCACCACCGAAGTGGCCCGGCAAATCGAGGTGCTGCAAGCCATGGGAGTGGAGTTTGCTATCGATGATTTTGGCACCGGTTACTCGTCTCTCAGTAAGATCAAAGCCATGCCGGTCAAAGCGTTGAAGATCGACCAGTCATTTGTCGCTGGCATCAACTCCGACCCCAACGATTACGAAATCGTGCGTGCCATTATCTTGATGGCCAGCAGCCTGAACATGTTGGTCATCGCCGAAGGTGTGGAAACCGCAGACCAAGCCGAAGCCTTGCAGCGCTTGGGCTGCGAATGGATGCAGGGCTATTTTTTCAGTCATCCCCTCGACAGCGATACCCTGTTTAACCAATACCGCCGCTGATTCAGCCTGGGTTCAGCCGGATTTTCTATCATGCTGCCCGTTTGCGCAGACTTGCGCAAACACACAGCGCCGGCCTCCACCGGCGACACATCCGTCATTATGGCGCTGCGTAGCGCCAGTACAGAAAGAGCATTTATGCGACTGATATTTCTCCTGCTGAGCTTGGCCAGCGTCGGTTGCGCACGACTGGATCAGGTTCAATTTGGCAGCCTCGACCAAAGCGCAGGCCAACTAACGCCTGTCAGTTTTGCCGTCAACGAGCTGGGTCTGGACATGGCCGCTGGCGCCGAAATTGCCCGCCAGCTGAGCAGCGGCCAAGCCTCACAAGACTTGCAAGCGCTGCGCGATATTCTGGCACTGATCAATATGGGGCCACGCACCGGCAACCCAGTATTTGATGACAGTTACAGCGATCACATTCTGGCCAGCATTCTGGCGCAATGCCCCAGTGGCCAGCTGACAGGCCTGCGTTCTATTCGTGAGGGCATTGCCTACGGTCCGGTGTCGGGCGAGGTGGTGCGTATCGACGGTTTTTGTATTCATCCGCGGAGTTAATTGGTTATGAAAGTGTTGTTCACCGCTGCTTTGTTGGCGTTACTGAGTGGCTGCGTCAGTCTCAACTCGATCTCGATGACGCAAGTGCCCCAACAACGTCAAAACGAAGTATCCAGCCAAGCCGACCATTGGTCACTGCTAGGGATTGCGTTTAATAATGACTTTGCTGACCAGGCCATGGCAGATCTGCAACAGCAGTGCGTTGGCGGCAAGTTAGAAGGCGTCTACACCAAGTATCAAAACACTCTGTATTTTTTGATTTTGCAGCGTGAGGTGATCGTCAGTGGTTATTGCAACCGGGGGTGATATGCGCATTTTCAGTTTGGTAATCGCCCTGCTGTTGCTCGGCGGCTGCACACACTCGGTGCACCTGCATCATGTCAGCGACGTCGAGCCCACCCTGGGTCAGCAGCCAGCCACAACCTTGGAAGCCAGTGGCGAGCAAAGCGTAGTGCTGGGTTTTGCCTTCGACACTCAATACGCCGACGACGCCCGTCGACAATTACTGCAGCAATGCCCAGGCAAACTGACGGCGATCAGCACACGCTATTCGACCAGCCACGGCTTTTTGCATTGGACCAATCGCATTCATTTGACTGGCCTATGTGTTAACCCGGCAGCGGAGTAAATTCGTCCTCGTCGCCTGGGACCACCGCAAAGCGTCCCTCGCGCCAATCCTGCTCGGCCTGGGCGATGCGCTCGCGACTGTAAGCCACGAAGTTCCAACGGATGTAGGGCACTTCGTGGTAGCGATCACCGCCCAGCAATACCAACCGCGTATAATTCTGTGGCGCTAGCACTTCATCACCCTCCAGCAGTACAAAGTCTCCCGCGCTGTAGTGATCATCTCCCACTGCTACCGAGCCCTGCTGAATGTAAACGGCTAGTTCCTCAGCACCGCTGGGCAACTCGATGCGCTCGCCGGCGGCGCTGATCACGTCCAATAAAAACATCGGTGCATAGGTTCTCACTGGCGAGGTCAAACCGTACGCTTCGCCCGCCACCAAACGCATGTAGGTATTGCCTTGATAACGATGTGGCAGCGCTTGCTTAGCCACATGTTGAAATGATGGTGCGATTTCCGCCTTCTCCGGCGGCAGCGCTAGCCAGAACTGCAAGCCGTTAAGCTCGTGCTCGCCGGCGCGCACCTCCAGTGTTTCGCGCTCAGAGTGCACAATGCCGCGGCCGGCGGTCATCCAGTTCACTTCACCGGGAAAAATTTCCTGCACATTGCCCAAGCTATCGCGATGCAACATGCTGCCAGAGAACAGATACGACAGCGTCGCCAGACCAATATGCGGGTGTGGCCTGACGTTTATGCCCTGACCCGCTTCAAACTGGGCTGGGCCCATGTGATCCAGAAAGATAAAGGGACCGACCATTTTCTTTGCCCGATTGGGCAGGATGCGATTAACACTGAAACCGTCCAGATCTTTTTTATCGCCTTCGATACGAGTCGCCATCGGTTGTCTCCAAAGTCCATGAATGCGCCTGACCGGCTTCGCGGTATCGGCGCTTTGCTACCACATTGCTCAGCAACAGCCCTGTAGAGTCTAGTACCGGCGCCAATTGCGTGAGCCTCTGCTCATTATCGATGCACAACAAAGAACAAAAATTGCAATGTTTCGCCACTTTCATTCCAGTATTTCGAATTTATGCCACCGCCACCGCGTGAGATGGTTGTTCCGCTGCGGGCTGTCGTTCACAATCACTGTCTTTCCATACAGCAGTCAGCCACACGCTCATGACGGATCAAATCAGTTACACCGACGACGGCGTCGAACGCCAGTCTTTGCGCCAATACACCGAGAGCGCCTACCTCAATTACTCCATGTACGTGATTTTGGATCGCGCCTTGCCGCACATTGGTGACGGCATGAAGCCGGTCCAACGCCGTATCGTCTACGCCATGAGCGAGCTGGGGCTGAAAAACACCGCTAAGTACAAAAAATCGGCACGTACCGTGGGCGACGTGCTGGGTAAGTACCACCCGCACGGCGACAGCGCTTGTTATGAAGCCATGGTGCTGATGGCTCAGCCGTTTTCCTATCGCTATCCGATGATTGATGGCCAGGGCAACTGGGGCGCGCCGGACGACCCAAAATCCTTCGCGGCAATGCGTTATACCGAAGCCAAGCTGTCACCGTTTGCCGATGTGTTGTTGTCCGAGCTGGGCCAAGGCACCGTCGACTGGCAGCCCAACTTCGATGGCACCCTCGATGAGCCCACCACCTTGCCAGCGCGCTTACCCAATGTATTGCTGAATGGCACGACGGGCATTGCCGTGGGCATGGCCACCGACATTCCGCCGCACAATGTGCGCGAAGTCGCCAGTGCCTGTATTCGCTTGCTGGACGAGCCCAGCGCCGATATGGACGCATTGTGCGAGCATATCCAGGCGCCAGATTTCCCCACCGACGCTGAAATCGTCACCCCAAAAGACGACATTCGCAAACTCTACCGCACTGGCCGCGGGTCGATAAAAATGCGCGCCGTGTACGAAGTCGACGATGGTGAAATCATCGTCACGGCGCTGCCGCACCAAGTTTCTGGCGCGCGCATTCTGGAGCAAATTGCCCAGCAAATGCAGGCGAAGAAACTACCGCTGGTGACGGATCTTCGAGACGAATCCGATCATGAAAACCCGACTCGTCTGGTGATCGTGCCGAAGTCCAATCGAGTGGACTGCGAAGCGGTGATGGCGCACTTGTTTGCCACCACCGACCTAGAGAAAAACTACCGCGTTAACATGAATGTGATTGGCCTCGATGGCCGTCCACAGGTCAAAGACCTGCGCACCATGTTGGTGGAGTGGCTGGAATATCGCACCGGCACCGTACGTCGCCGGTTACAGCACCGCTTGGACAAGGTGCTGGCGCGCCTACACATTCTTGAAGGTATGTTGGTCGCCTTCCTCAACATTGATGAGGTGATCCACATCATCCGCACCGAGGACGAACCCAAGTCGGTGCTGATGCAACGCTTTGGGGTCAGCGAGACGCAAGCTGAGGCCATCTTGGAGCTGAAGCTGCGCCACCTCGCCAAGCTCGAAGAGATGAAGATTCGCGCCGAGCAGGATGAGTTGTCACAAGAACGCGACAAGCTGGAGAAGACCCTTGGCTCGGATCGGCGTTTAAAAACACTGATCAAAAAAGAACTGGCCGCCGATGCCGAAAAATACGGCGATGACCGTCGCTCACCAGTGGTGGTGCGCGGCGAAGCCAAAGCCTTCAGCGAAACCGAGTTACTGTCGTCCGACCCTATTACCGTGGTGCTGTCACAAAAAGGCTGGATACGCGCCGCCAAAGGGCACGACATCGATGCCAGCAGCCTGAATTACAAAGCCGGTGACGGCTATCTGGCCAGTGCCAAAGGCCGCAGCAATCAAAACGCCATGTTTATTGATTCCAGCGGCCGCGCTTACAGTCTGGCGGGGCATACTTTGCCCTCGGCTCGTGGTCAGGGTGAACCTCTGACTGGACGGCTAAACCCGCCGTCTGGCAGTGAGTTTTTGTCGGTGCTGATGGGCAATGACAACGACCACTACTTGCTCAGCACCGACGCTGGTTATGGCTTTATCGCCCACATCAGTGACTTGTTCAGTAAAAACAAAGCGGGCAAATCGCTAATCACCGTGCCCGACAATGCCCGTATTCTGGCCCCGGCCGCAGTCACGGACCCAGCGCAACAATGGATTGCAGCGGTGACCAACGAAGGGCGCCTGTTGGTCTTCCCGGCAGCCGATTTGCCGTTAATGGCGCGCGGAAAGGGTAACAAGATGATCAACATCAGCGCCGCGCGTGCCGCTTCCCGCGAGGAGTTAATGATTGCTGCCGTCGCCTTCAGTGACACCGATGTCATTCAAGTGCAAGCAGGGAAGCGTCACATGAAACTGAAGTTTGCCGACCTTGAGCATTACCAAGGAGAGCGCGGACGCCGAGGCAACAAACTGCCGCGTGGTTTCCAGAATGTGGACGCCATGATAGTCCTGCGCTCAGACGACGAATGTGTCTGATCGTTTTTGATTGGCAGCCAAGCAAGCAGCTGTTACTGGCCGCCAATCGCGATGAGTTTTATCAGCGTCCGGCGGCGGCCATGCACATCTGGCCAGAGCAACCAAGCATTCTGGCCGGCCGCGATTTGACCCAAGGCGGTACGTGGTTGGGCATCAATCGCACTGGTCGTATCGCCATGCTGACCAATGTCCGCACCCCAGACCCTGCGCCCGAACAGCCGCGCTCACGCGGTGAGCTGGTGCTGCAGTTTTTGGCCGGTTCGGCGGAGCCGCAGGATTATCTGGCCGAGATTGACGGCGCCCACTACGGCCATTTCAATTTCATCTGTGGCGACCTGTCGCAGCTGTGGTACTTCAGCAACCATGGCGGCAACGCTGCCACTCAGATCACTGCCGGCATTCACGCACTCAGCAATGCCCAACTCGATACCCCCTGGCCAAAAGCCGAGCTGGCGAAACAGCAGCTGCGAGACTGGTCATCGACCGAACTGCCGCTTGGCTTGTTAAACCGGCGCCAACCGTTCGCCGATGAAATATTGCCCAACACTGGCGTTGCCCAAACGCTGGAGCGTCAGTTGTCCGCCCAGCATATCCACATTTCCGACCACTACGGCACGCGCTGCCAAACGGCGGTGAAGCTGCTGCCACAAGACGTATGGATTGCTGAACAAGGGTTCGATAATCTGGCCCAAGTCACGCACCAATGTCAGTGGCACTGGTCGCTCTGATTTCGCTGTTTGCGTCAATAAGTCAGCACTTTTCTCGAAAGTTTCCGATCGCCAGACAACTGCTTGTTTTTGCTTAACAAACTCGAAAGAAGCAGAAACATCAGTTGCATTCGTTTACAAAAATCCTGTTACAAGCGCGCCAATCAAATCACACTTTTTAGCATCTGCGTCCATACTTTATGGCATGAAGATACAGCCTTCCGCCCAGCGTCATTCCAGCTCTGCGATTCGCGCCACCGGCATCATTGCCTTGGTGTGTATGGCACTGTTGTTTGCTGCCTTGGCGGCCAGCATCAATACCAAGCCTTACATGCCGCCAAACGTGGCGCAGCGCTACATGGAGCATTGGCTGATTGAGTCGTCGCGCCAAGTAGCAGGCGAAGTGCGGCTGAAGCATGTGCGTGCCATTGAGCCGTTTTATCTGCGCCGCGATTACCAACCCGTGTGGA
This window encodes:
- a CDS encoding NUDIX domain-containing protein; this encodes MPPIPPPFQIKDVEVTDRSTSFKGFFTIEQLTLKHRTFDGEWLGPFTRELFRRGEAVCVLLFDPKRQTVVLTEQFRVGAIDDERSPWLLELVAGMVEDGETWQQVAQRETQEEAGCQFYQLIPICDYWVSPGGCDERVMLYCGLIDSEQVGGVHGLAQEHEDIRLVTLSLEEAKQALADGVINNAAAIIALQWLQLHHKQLLSELTD
- a CDS encoding DUF1249 domain-containing protein, translating into MRKRYVPDLTQLAAQCEANYLRLQRLLHNVDEGDVRCFALEPSGTSIRIQLEEEHPYTSMLDIRQAGETAQWITPPQMKVRLYHDASMAEVIRFQNQHRLQGRYTYPNDKMLLPDEKWQLNKFLAEWLDHCLQHGRSQTQHQFAPAP
- the cpdA gene encoding 3',5'-cyclic-AMP phosphodiesterase, with the translated sequence MYTLQQSGSLKLIQITDTHLNEPEDGHLLGMKTLHSLNCVLDLVRQEQPHIDAILVTGDLSQDGSPRSYQHLRTALDAFPVPSFWLAGNHDERSAMQSADIPGDHLIRVVRSAHWQVVLINSQVAGKVYGRISQSELDFLDQTLAERPDLHSLVTFHHHPVDMGSRWIDTIGIRNADQLLEVIDRHSHVRCLLWGHVHQESDQDRNGVRLLSTPSTCVQFAPGSEDFAVDTLAPGYRWLELHADGRLDTGVSRVEGIDFEIDYSVKGY
- a CDS encoding YqiA/YcfP family alpha/beta fold hydrolase, with product MALPVCLYLHGFLSSPHSLKAQQVHDWYEQHHCPHRLSIPTLPFAPEQAMAVAEAELQRLLEEHPNTPVLIIGSSLGGYYATWLAEHYPCSAALINPAVRPFDLFADYLGPNTHFHTGEVHHLETEHIDQLRRFYCPQLQYPQRCLLLLQTGDETLDYRLAAHYYRNSPAWLEGGGDHSFVNFVQRLPMLMQFSQR
- the parE gene encoding DNA topoisomerase IV subunit B, yielding MSQQYTAQSIEVLSGLDPVRKRPGMYTDTTRPNHLAQEVIDNSVDEALAGHASSIEVTLHGDGSMTVQDDGRGMPTDIHPEHGVSGVELILTRLHAGGKFSNDNYRFSGGLHGVGVSVVNALSTMLEVKIWRGGEVQRIGFKDGNKALDLEVIDQCGKRRTGTSVRFLPDPQYFDSAKFSIPRLKHNLRAKAVLCPGLRIKFNAPNAEDSAEWFYEDGLTDYLRISASGETVLPAEPFTGSMLGDTEGVDWAVHWLPEGGELLQESYVNLIPTAQGGTHVNGFRSGLLDALREFCEFRNLLPRGVKLTPDDIWERCAYVLSAKLADPQFAGQTKERLSSREASAFISGVVKDAFALWLNQHTAEAEHIAELAINSAQSRLRKAKKVARKKITQGPALPGKLADCTSQDGQRSELFLVEGDSAGGSAKQARDREFQAIMPLRGKILNTWEVESGEILASQEVHDIAIALGIDPASHELDGLRYSKICILADADSDGLHIATLLCALFVRHFRPLVQQGHVYVAMPPLYRIDVGKDVYYALDEAEKQGILERIKAEKKRGKVNVQRFKGLGEMNPMQLRETTMDPNTRRLVQLTLDPEDGTDELMDMLLAKKRASDRKGWLEQRGNEVEIA
- a CDS encoding EAL domain-containing protein, which codes for MQIKAIILAATLWLLTAPAKVQAEPAQVLLLLSYDPMFPTSHLIVDTVRHTLESESQQPLQLHVEFLYSKHNNNAEYLAKALELLKMRRPLAHYDLIITADDNALRLVHYHARPHLNNTPVVFLGVNDANLIRLVRGNGGYTGQFEGLPGAEFMAWYRTFFAEQTLRVIADGRPTSLADLEQIKAASRGVGQPINILSLTKLSWSELAQQLDANTDPVLLLSSYRDRLGENKTFPGALRFISHTTAAPLLHVYRHGIGRGIIGGIVVDHRQHVRLAARQALQVLAGQRINDIDVNWSTPAVPLADKALFAQYGLSAQLMPEDTLWLNDEPSAWLQLHQLLLFAAAAMLLFIAPLFWLWLKWQQSRLRDQQHRRQLQSLQQALDAVPDIVFIKDSAGHYRFCNAATAQFLGQTAEQLEGVNDRELFTAEQTAEIQHVDRSVIDGQQRRTLDEWIQDSSSRLALLQTTKTPLLDESGAVAGLIGVARDITELRKTQQSLEHMAHHDGLTGLPNRTLLYQRLTYALQMAQRNSEQIAVVYVDLDRFKDINDTLGHAIGDLLLRDVAQRLHSNVRDSDICSRLGGDEFVVILTQVDDPQHVSDKCQQLLQALAQPYSLQGHLLSVNASIGVSIFPRHGEHIDELLRHADSALSQAKSQGRNRCCMYDASSDDGQSKRANLEQDLRQAIQQQQLTLVYQPQFHVGESAPRRVEALLRWPHPVHGHITPNEFIPLAEATGLMADIGLWALENACLHFLHWRRNGLELEKLAVNVSAIQIDGHFARRIQQILQSLQFDPHWLELEVTESLMMSSTTEVARQIEVLQAMGVEFAIDDFGTGYSSLSKIKAMPVKALKIDQSFVAGINSDPNDYEIVRAIILMASSLNMLVIAEGVETADQAEALQRLGCEWMQGYFFSHPLDSDTLFNQYRR